A segment of the Nitrosospira briensis C-128 genome:
TCGCGGTGACGAACGGCAGATTCGTCAGTCTTGCCAATTCCGCTGCTATGCGATCGGCAAATTCAGGATGGGTGTTCAGGCCCGTTCCCACCGCGGTCCCACCCAAGGCCAGTTCATGTAAATGGGGAAGCGATGCGTTTACATGCGCCAGTCCGTGATCCAACTGCGAAACATAACCCGAGAACTCCTGCCCCAATGTCAGGGGCGTCGCATCCTGCAGATGAGTGCGGCCGATTTTGACGATACCGGAAAATTCCTCTGCCTTGGCGGCCAAAGTCTGCCTCAGCGCAACGATGGCGGGTATCAATCGTTGATCGATCGAGCGTACCGCCGCCACATGCATCGCTGAAGGAAACACGTCGTTGGACGATTGCCCCTTGTTCACGTCGTCGTTGGGATGGATCTTGCATTCGGCCCCGCGCCCGCCCCCAAGCAACTCGGAAGCGCGGTTCGCCAGTACCTCATTCATGTTCATGTTGGTCTGGGTACCGGAGCCTGTCTGCCATACCACAAGGGGAAATTCCGCATCATGGCGACCTGAAACCACCTCATCGGCAGCCTGTGTAATGGCAGCAGCGACATCTGCATCCAGCAGACCTAAATCGCGATTGACGCAGGCTGCTGCACGTTTTACCAGCGCGAGTGCGTGAAGCAGTGCGAAAGGGATGCGTTCGAAGGAGATTCTGAAGTTCTGCAGCGAACGCTGCGTTTGCGCGCCCCACAGCGCGCTGGCAGGCACTTGCATCACGCCCATGCTGTCGCGTTCTTCGCGGTAACTCATGCAGACCTTCGGCTAGATAAACAGGTGAGGCAGTTCTGAGCACCTGGTCAGAACGGAAGCCGAATTTAGCGACCGATTCGGTACCAGAGGATAAAGCGCAGTGCCGGGAAATCGCACGACAGACGGTCGAGATTGGTTTTCAGGCCTCTTCCCAGGGTTTACCATCACGAGCGCCCAGGTTGGTCGAATCGATGGGTTTGTTTCCGGATTTTCGGCCAACTCATGCCGGGCCAGCGATCAATCTGCAAAATCAAAACCGCGCAGGTCAATTTTCAAGACGAAATGAGGCTTCACCAGGTTGGCCGGTTTCAGGATCGATCCAGTCGGATATCCCAATCTCTTCTTCCGCCTGCTCCAGGGTTTCCCCAGGCTCATAATCGGATTCCGCATTATATTCCATATCCTGCGTAGCTTCGAGCAGCGTTGGAAAGGGACCAAAAATCCTGCCGCTCTCCTGCTCATCATGCCAATAAAAACCATCGGGACGTTCGACAATACGCTTGGTGTCGTAATCGCGTGACGCTGGTGGAATTTTATAATCCATGACTACCTCCACTAGGATTTACAGGTTGAACTGGCTTTAATGTTAACCTCGTCCGCAAAATTTTACCAGCGTAAATAATCAGTGCAGAGAAAAGATAATGATTATTGACGGGTCGGTTGCGCGGTGGCACGTATGGGAATAGGAAGTCGGAAGCTACTTTCGATCGACAGAAAGAGCAACCGATTTTCGGTGTTTCAATGTGTGAACTATTAAAAAGAGAAGGCAGCGTTTATATCTATGACTGTCGGACCGGCTTATCACTTCTCCGTGGCAGGCTAATCCGCAATGCCAACCCCAGACTCAGGATTCCGATCCTGAAAGGGGGAATGGCCAGTTCGGAACCGAGCTGCTGATTTTAGCTGATTTTAGTCGTTTTTTTTTTGCCGGTTGCTTTCTTCGTCTTTTTCTCAATTCCGGTTTTAGCCGAAGCCGCCTTCCCTTCGGATTTCTTCGCGCTGGCTTTTTTGCCTGGAGAGATTGTCTTTTCCGCCGTATCTTTCTTTGCTGCCGACTTGCCGGTTGAGGCGGAAGATTTCTTTTCGGCCTTTTTTTCAGTTTTTTTCTTGGCTTTTTTCCCGGTCTTTTTCTCCGCGGGTTCCTCGACTGCTTTCTTGGACGCTTTTTTTACCGACTTTGGGGCTGCCGTTTTTTCTTGCTCAGCCGAGGCCGTTGTGGAAGCGGTCGCTTTTGCTACAGGTTTCTTGATTGAAGCAGCGGTCTTGCTCTCGGCTTTCTCGGCTGACTCCTCCGCTGCTACTTTCTTGATTGATGTTTTTTTGCTGGTTGCGGGCTTTTTCACGGTTGCGGATTCCGCCACGGCCGGTTTCTTTGTCGCGGATTTCTTGGTAGTCGCCATTTCAACCTCCAGGTAAGATTACTCAGGGCTTACAGCATGTCACACTACTACATTTATCGCCATATGCAGATTCCACAACGTTACCGGCCAGTATAAAGATCAAGCATATTGATTCGGTTTCTCTATTCAATCCCAGCTTAGCGCTCCCCCGGTCTGGTACTCCGTAACGCGGGTTTCAAAAAAGTTTTTTTCCTTTTTCAGGTCGATCATTTCCGACATCCAGGGAAAAGGATTGCTGGCGCCCGGATAGAGGATATCCAGACCGATCTGCTGACAGCGGCGATTGGCGATATAGCGCAAGTATTCCTTGAACATTGGCGCATTCAATCCGAGGACACCACGCGGCAACGTATCCTCCGCATAACGGTACTCCAGTTCCACCGCTTTTTGCATCAGCGCGCTGATTTCATCACGGAACGCCTTGGTCCATAAATGCGGATTTTCCATTTTGACCTGGTTAACGACATCTATGCCGAAATTGCAGTGCATGGATTCGTCGCGCAGAATATATTGATATTGTTCCGCCGCCCCGGTCATTTTGTTCTGCCTGCCGAGCGCCAGAATTTGTACGAAACCCACGTAAAAGAACAGTCCTTCCATGATGCAGGCGAATACGATCAGGCTCCTCAACAGCTTCTGATCGGCTTCAGGTGTGCCGGTCTCGAACGCCGGATCAGTGAGCGTGTCGATGAATGGAATCAGGAACTCGTCTTTTTCCCGAATTGACGCCACCTCATGATAAGCGTTGAAAATTTCCCCCTCGTCCAGACCTAACGATTCGACAATGTATTGATAAGCATGCGTATGGATCGCTTCTTCAAACGCCTGGCGCAACAGATACTGCCGGCATTCCGGGTTGGTGATGTGGCGATAGGTGCCGAGTACGATATTGTTGGCGGCCAGCGAATCAGCGGTAACAAAAAAGCCCAGGTTCCGCTTGATCAGGCGGCGTTCATC
Coding sequences within it:
- a CDS encoding ribonucleotide-diphosphate reductase subunit beta — its product is MLTFEDDTVQSGMPRINGASSDARVLAASRLSPQGAGSNGPEAQDGENNDSPVADNINRRLSVEDKRIINCKADVNQLVPFKYKWAWEKYLSACANHWMPQEINMSADIALWKDPNGLTEDERRLIKRNLGFFVTADSLAANNIVLGTYRHITNPECRQYLLRQAFEEAIHTHAYQYIVESLGLDEGEIFNAYHEVASIREKDEFLIPFIDTLTDPAFETGTPEADQKLLRSLIVFACIMEGLFFYVGFVQILALGRQNKMTGAAEQYQYILRDESMHCNFGIDVVNQVKMENPHLWTKAFRDEISALMQKAVELEYRYAEDTLPRGVLGLNAPMFKEYLRYIANRRCQQIGLDILYPGASNPFPWMSEMIDLKKEKNFFETRVTEYQTGGALSWD
- the fumC gene encoding class II fumarate hydratase, coding for MSYREERDSMGVMQVPASALWGAQTQRSLQNFRISFERIPFALLHALALVKRAAACVNRDLGLLDADVAAAITQAADEVVSGRHDAEFPLVVWQTGSGTQTNMNMNEVLANRASELLGGGRGAECKIHPNDDVNKGQSSNDVFPSAMHVAAVRSIDQRLIPAIVALRQTLAAKAEEFSGIVKIGRTHLQDATPLTLGQEFSGYVSQLDHGLAHVNASLPHLHELALGGTAVGTGLNTHPEFADRIAAELARLTNLPFVTATNKFEALAANDALIHAHGALKTLAASLMKIANDIRWLASGPRCGIGELKIPENEPGSSIMPGKVNPTQSEAMLMLCCQVMGNDVAINFGGSMGNFELNVMKPLIIHNFLQSIRLLADGMVSFNDHCATGMTANIERIDELVHNSLMLVTALTPYIGYDVAAEIAKKAHREDTPLREAAIASGYVTAEQFDGWVRPENMIGTGRRN